DNA from Oxyura jamaicensis isolate SHBP4307 breed ruddy duck chromosome 4, BPBGC_Ojam_1.0, whole genome shotgun sequence:
CAAAGTCGTACACTTCAAGAAAGGTTTTGAAGCTTTGGAGTCTCTGTAGTACTTCGCCTAGGTGGATGATTCTCTCCTGGCTAACTTGCTGCCTTCCCCACCCTTCTGAGGACTTCTCTTTCAAGAGATTCCTGCCACCATCCAGCAAAATGCCTTGAAGCTGTCGTAGGAACTTTAAAACTTTGGAAATATTGAACAAAGAACAGTTTTAAAGCCCTCCTCTTTTCCACTGGCATTGCAGCAGGGCGATGTCGTTCCCTCTGCAGGACTTTGTGAACAGATCCTGGAAATTGTCCCTGGGCTCGGAGTTCAACTCCCCATTTTTGGCTTTGGTCTTTTGAACAGATCTTTGCAAAATTTTTGCACCTGTCTCAGGGAAAAACAAGTCTCTAAGAGAAATAAGAGTGCCTTATGCTCTAAGTAGAAGattcaggtatttatttatttattttaatttaccgTCACATTACTATATAAAACACAGACGCAATTTGAAAGCTCCAAATTACAGCATTGTCACCCAACCACATCATCTTTCTGCtgccctcttccttcctcctcacttCTCTCTCGTGGCTGTgtgtccccttccccttttccttcccgGCTGGTCACTTTGCCCGGAGGGCAGCCCCTGTCCCACCGCAGCCCCACGGCGCCGGTGCTGCCACCAAGATGGCTTTGGGGGCCACCGGGGCAGAAAACGGGCCTTGCACAGCCCGTGTCAGTGCCAACGATGCTGGCTTTATGGGACCTTTGCTGGTACAGCAAAGTGCTAGATTTGAAGGGGCTGGGTGGAAACGTGCTGCCaagttctttcttctttttccactgTACGgcactgagctttttttttttttttttttctgatgtaagAGTGCCCAAAAAATAGCATGGGGGATTATAGCCCTCAGAAAGCAATATGTAAATATCTGGCtgcctcaaaacaaaacaaaaaaccctgcttACATGGGGCTTGGGCTCTGACTTTATTTTGGGCTCCTTTTTTGTGGTTGAGTAAATAGCAAAGGGAACGAATGCTGATGTCATTTGTACAGACCCAGCTAATGAGAAGGGGTCAGGGTGGGGAGGTGGAGATTACGTGGGGAAACCGAGCGCGCCTTCCATCCCCGAAGCCGGCTTTTATCAATAACACTGCAAGTTTGGCTCCTGGCCTGCCTGCGGTGAGCCTCCGAGAAATGATCTCATCTCTCCTTCACGGTCTGCCTGCCGCCTGTGACGGGTCTGACTCCGGCTGCCGCGTATCGGAGCGTGCCCCCCACGGATAAATAGAGGGGTTTGTTTCGCCGCCTCCTCACACTGCCACGATGCACCCGTCGGCCCGGGGGGGATCAGGAGCCACCatgctcctggggctgctgctgctgctgctgatggtgATGTCCCGCTCGGCCCATGCAGGTGAGCTTCTGGCGTCCTCGCAGAGATACCCGCGGCTGGGAGCGCTCAGCCCGCCTCGGTCCCTGCTGCCTCGGCAGGGGAAGGTGTCAAACCCTCGTCCTGCACCACATGAGACCTGAGGAGCCAGGGACTACCCTGGGGGTCTAACCGAGGGCTTCTCCTGTAGCCAAGGAAGGAGTTCTGCCTTCCTCTTTGCTGATtcagctggcaggagctgtaGGGAAGAGAAGTACGGGCACAGATAGCTGTTTCTTTCACTGGTCCCCAAAGCACTGTCAGTGGAAGCACGGCAAGGGGCAGCTTTGGCTCTCCGGGAGCTCCGGAGTTGCAGCATCTCTCAGTAACGCTTTGTCTCTGTAAGCTgctcccttctctctttctcagcCATCCTGGAAGTGAACGGAAACCTGAGCTGTAGGTGCGTAAAGACAACTTCAGACTACATCAGCCCAAAGAGATATGAAAGCATTGAGATAAGACCCGTGGGAAGCACCTGCAGACGTACAGAGATCATGTAAGTGCTGTGAGCCGCTTGCCGTAGCCATGGGGGCAGAAagctgctttctcctctgctcccacaGAGATGCAGGGCCAGCACCGAGCTCGTCTTCTGCAACCACTGTGCTTCTCAGCTTCCTTTCTGAAAGCTACATCCTTTCAAAAATCTCAGCAGCACTCGTGCTTCAGGGCTGGAAAACTTCAGGTCACCTCTGGCGAAGGAAATGTATCAGAGCCAGTGTGCCAGAGGTCCCTGGGACCCGTGTAGCCGCACACCCTTGTGCAGCGTCAGGGAACGTTGCTCATCTTCCCAGTGCTTCGGCTTCTGCAGAATTACCTCCCAGAAATGAGGTGCTGAAGTTTTTAAACGAGCCTTTCCAAGCGTGATTTCCTAGCACTGGTGCTGAGCGGCGAGCACACGGGTGGGGTGTGCTTGCAGTTTGTAGGATGAGCCACAACCAGGTTGTTCCTCCACTGACCTACGACGCTTGTGAGAGCAAGCAGATCTCAGCTCCAACCCTTACCTTCTTGCCTCTGTCCTGCGAGGCAGGGTGTTAAGTGCAAGCCTAGGATTTcttcagctgctcagcaccGATACCTTTATGCGTTCTG
Protein-coding regions in this window:
- the LOC118166190 gene encoding growth-regulated alpha protein-like, with the protein product MHPSARGGSGATMLLGLLLLLLMVMSRSAHAAILEVNGNLSCRCVKTTSDYISPKRYESIEIRPVGSTCRRTEIIIKLRTSAKVCVNPEAPWVKKLLKRIVSTKKK